The genome window TAAATGAATTGCGGTAATTAAATATGCGCATGTCATCGATTCCTAAAAGAAACTCATTTTTAAAGAGCTGGCTAGGTTTCCAGTCGTAATCATAATGTTCAAACTTATAATAGTAATCGGCCTCATCTCCTATGACATCGTCAAAACTCATTTCAAAGGCATCGCCCAAGTTGAATATGGGCAGCATGTTTTCAGGAGGTTTATTAAAGGTCACTGATTTGATATAATCAGGATCATTGATCAGTTCTTTTTCAGTCTGTGAGTTCACAGTGAAAAAGATTAAAAAAACTGTAATAAGGAATAAAATATACGACTTCATATAAGTTGGATTGAAAGGTATAAATATAGAGGAATTGCTGGTAATAGTTGCGTTTTCGCGAAAGCGATGCCAAAGTAAAGGAAAATATCTATTTAGAACATATCTAAATAATATTAAGAGTATATTATCAGGGCTTTATTGCGTAAATTTGCAGACTTTTAAAAAAGATTAAATATAACATCCTATGTCAAAGGACATTAGAGTAAGAAAAGGGCTTGATTTAAAGCTCAAAGGTGAGGCTAGCAAGAATATTGTTACTGCCCCCCATTCTTCTATTTATGCCATAAAACCTGCTGATTTTCATGCGGTTGTTCCTAAATTAATTCTTAAGGAAGGAGCAACGGTTAAAGCTGGTGAACCTGTTTTTTATTCCAAATATGATGAGAAGGTAAAATTTTCTGCTCCAGTGAGTGGAACTATTACTGAAATTCTACGTGGTGCAAAAAGACGCATTCTTGAAGTTAAAATTACGGCTAACGCAAGTAATCAAGCTATAAATTATGGGAATGTCGACCTGTCTACTGCAACTGAAGATCAAGTGAAAGACCTGTTGTTAGAAAGTGGTTGCTGGCCATTTATTATACAGCGTCCATATAGCATTATAGCCAACTCTGAAGACACACCTAAATCTATTTTTATATCAGCATATGCAACGGCTCCACTTGCGGGAGATCCAGAAGTATATCTTGCAGATAAGATGGAAGATTTTCAAGTCGGTATTACTGCTTTAAGCAAATTGACTAGCGGGAAAGTACATCTTTGTGTAGGCAAAGATTCTGCTATCAAAGGTGGTAAAGACGCTGAGGTGCATACCGTAACAGGATTGCATCCTGCAGGTAATGTAGGTGTGCAAATTCACAGGCTTGATCCCATCAATATGGGTGAACGCGTTTGGACGGTAGGTCCAGAAGATGTAGCCACTATAGGTCACCTTTTCCTTACTGGAGAGTTTAAACCAGAAAGAACAGTTGCGTTAGTA of Nonlabens sp. Ci31 contains these proteins:
- a CDS encoding Na(+)-translocating NADH-quinone reductase subunit A, whose amino-acid sequence is MSKDIRVRKGLDLKLKGEASKNIVTAPHSSIYAIKPADFHAVVPKLILKEGATVKAGEPVFYSKYDEKVKFSAPVSGTITEILRGAKRRILEVKITANASNQAINYGNVDLSTATEDQVKDLLLESGCWPFIIQRPYSIIANSEDTPKSIFISAYATAPLAGDPEVYLADKMEDFQVGITALSKLTSGKVHLCVGKDSAIKGGKDAEVHTVTGLHPAGNVGVQIHRLDPINMGERVWTVGPEDVATIGHLFLTGEFKPERTVALVGTDVKEADRKYYKTLVGSQVNTIAGTVDTNHTRIISGDVLTGDKLSNDQFLNYYHNTLTLIPEGNEYAFLGWMPFTRNNVPSNAGTSFSKLLGGKRTVDTNLNGEERALVVTGEMEEMLPMDIYPLQLIKACMAGNIEQMENLGIYEVAPEDFALIDFTNTSKLEAQEVIRLGLDLMITEVG